GATAAAGGGGCGTCGTCCAGCTTCTTCCTTGCGGCTGGCGGGCCTTCCAGTTTTTCTTCTATCCATGTGTAGACATCGACCCAGACAGTTTGCCAGCAGAAATATCCGCAAAAAACTCTCCCTGCAATGGAAGTTAAAGCGTAAAGGGTAAGGAAAAAGGCTATGAGAAGCAGGGCGCCAATCCAAATCTCCTGTGGCCATATATGAAGTCCGAAGAGATGAAATCTTCTTGCCGGTATGTCGAGAAGGATAGCCTGTTCTCCATCCCACCTGAGATATGGGCCGAGGAAATATGGAATATATATCGAGGCGGCGATCCATTTTAACTTGCGAAATCTGCCGCCGATCCTTTTCGCATGAACTGTCTTTTCACCAAGATCAACATGCCAATATTCAGATTCTTGATATAGCTCGGCTAGTTCGGTCTGCTCAATTTTGTCGTTCAATATGTCTCTACTTTCGTACCGGTTTGGCTATGTATATATTAACATCGGTCTGGAATATTGCCATATCTAAAAGGAAATGGGTGGGTGATAGATGGATACCCCGGATGCTCTTCAGCAATCCGGGGTATCTTGTTTGTTTGTCTTGGCGTCTGTCCCGCTACTGTCCGCCGCCGAACAGATATACCTTTACCGCGAGCTTGTTTATCTGCGTCTCTGATAGTTTATCTCCAAACGACGGCATGTCAGCGCTCCTGGTCTTGGGGTCTCCCTCCTGGTTTACGCCATGGAGAATAGTTAGGCGGATATCTTCGGTTGAACTGCCAAACCGCCAAATGTTATCAGAAAGATTCGGCGCGCCTACATCTTTGCTCCCTTTAGCGTCTACACCATGGCAGTCGGCGCAACCGGCCTCGGCTTCGCTCTCACCACGGAAAACCTTTTGCCCCGGTTCGTAAATGTTTCCGCTGGCAAGACCTTCGACATACTTTACTACGTCGTTCAATTCCGTTTCGGACAGGTCGTCCTTGAATCCGGGCATGTTTCCCTGCCGTCCTTCTGCTATCGATTGAACGATATCGTTGATGTCTCCGCCATAAAGCCATACGTCATCAATGAGTATCGGGAATATTGAGGTTCCTTCCCCAGCCGCGCCGTGGCACGGAGCGCAGTTGTCGCCGAATAAGACTTTCGAAGAGGCGATGGCAAACTGGGCCATCTCCTGATCGT
This is a stretch of genomic DNA from Nitrospinota bacterium. It encodes these proteins:
- the ccoP gene encoding cytochrome-c oxidase, cbb3-type subunit III, with the protein product MSGAEKNPFQGEDTGHEWDGIRELKNDPPRWWMISLYLSGIWMIAYFLLYPSIPLISSHTKGLLGWTSINEYKEDMAEVAAVRAPFEQKIKNMSAKAILNDQEMAQFAIASSKVLFGDNCAPCHGAAGEGTSIFPILIDDVWLYGGDINDIVQSIAEGRQGNMPGFKDDLSETELNDVVKYVEGLASGNIYEPGQKVFRGESEAEAGCADCHGVDAKGSKDVGAPNLSDNIWRFGSSTEDIRLTILHGVNQEGDPKTRSADMPSFGDKLSETQINKLAVKVYLFGGGQ